The region CCAAGCGTTTTGCGCCCTTTTAAAGTGTGGAGCTTTAGGGCCTGGCTGATACATTTGTTATATTTACATATAGAAGTTTCAATCTGATCTGACATTTCACTTTCAAAAGAGAGAGTTACCAGTTTAGTTTAAGGGTGTCTAATCCAAACTAAACAAAGAGGTAACTCTCATGATTCATACTAACAACCCTGTCATTAAACACAAAGTCGGTTTACTCAACTTAGCCGAAGAATTAGGTAACATTACGCAAGCTTGCAAAGTGATGGGTGTATCTCGCGATACGTTTTATCGCTATCAACAAGCAAATGAAGAAGGTGGCGTTGAAGCTTTACTCAATCAAAACCGTCGAGTACCTAATGTTAAAAACCGAGTCGATGAAGCGATTGAATTGGCTGTTATTGATTACGCGGTCGAATATCCTGCCCATGGGCAAACCAGAGCGAGTAATGAATTACGCAAGCAAGGCATCTTCGTCTCTCCCAGTGGTGTTCGTTCCGTCTGGCTGCGTCATGGCTTAGCCAAGTTCAGGCACTTGAGCGCAAGAAGCTAGACGATGAGGCTTGCGGTGAAATAGAGACCGCGCATCCCGGTTATCTAGGATCACAGGACACGTTTTACGTGGGGAATCTTAAAGGTGTTGGCCGTGTCTACCAGCAGACGTTTGTTGATACCTATTCGAAGGTTGCTTTCGCTAAACTTTATACAATGAAAACACCGATTACAGCGGCTGATACGCTCAATGATAAGGTGTTGCCATTCTTCGAATCTCATGACCTTCCTATGCTACGTATTCTTACTGACCGTGGCACGGAATACTGTGGAAAAATCGAGAATCACGATTACCAAATGTATTTGGCAATTAACGATATCGATCACACAAAAACGAAGGTCAAATCACCGCAAACTAACGGTATCTGTGAACGTTTCCACAAAACGATATTACAGGAATTCTATCAAGTAACATTCCGTAAACGCTTGTATATGAGCTTAGATGAGCTTCAAAAAGATCTGGACGAATGGCTCGAATACTACAACAATGAACGAACCCATCAGGGTAAAATCTGCTGTGGCAGAACGCCAATGGAAACGCTCATTGATGGTAAATCGGTTTGGACTGAAAAGAATTTAAGTTCAAACTAACCTGACGGACACCCGTTCTAAACTGGTAATCGTTAGATCAGGTCTGAACTTCTACAATTTACAAATGTATTACAAAGTCTTTTTAATCATTAAGTATTGATCAGATGCCAGACGTTACAGTTTAAAGCGCTCTAACATCACTTTTAACTCATTTGCTGAGGTCGTTAAGTTATTGGTTTCGCTGGCATTTAGTTTAGAAATATCAAGAGATTGTTGAATCACTTTATCTATTTCAGCAACGCCTTGATTAATAAAGTTAACCCCTTGAGCCTGTTCATTATTGGCGTTGGAAATATCAGAGACAAGCGCTGCGGTTTCATTTATTTGACTATAGATCTGTTGTAACGCATTGGATGTTTGCTCTGCAATTTGGTTGCCTGTTGCTGTCTTTTCTGTCGACATCGCCACTAGCTTTTTGGTTTCATCAGCAGCTTGTGTGCTTCTTGCGGCTAGCCCTCTTACTTCGTCGGCAACAACCGCGAAGCCTCGCCCCTGTTCGCCAGCTCTTGCTGCCTCAATAGCGGCATTTAATGCAAGCAAATTGGTTTGTGCGGCAATTTCATCAATGGTATTAATAAAGTTAGAAATGCTTTGTCCCGCTGAGTCAATTTCTAACATTGCCTCCGTCATTTGCTGCATTTTGTCACGGCCAGTTTGCGCAAATTGTTTGGCGTTGTTGGCGAGTTCATTGGCTTTGTCTGCATTATCTGCATTCAAGCTAGTTTGCGCCGAAAGCTCTTCTAAAGACGAGGATATTTGCTCCAGTGATGCTGCTTGGTTAGTCATGCCTGAGGCTAAGTCATCACTATTTTTCAATACCACATTACTTGCTGAACTTATTTTATCGCTAGAGCTTTGCACTTGAGAGATGACGCCGTGTAATTGTTCGGTCATGGTTTGCAGCGACTGGCCTAGGTTGTCTTTATTTGATGCTAAGGTAATATTTTTAGATAAATCGCCTTCGGCAATCTTCGCCGCTAATTCAGCTTTCTCTTTTAACGTATCAACCATAGTGATAATGGCGGCATATAAGCTGTTAGCTTGGGTATTGTTTTTAGGTAAGTTAAGATCAAGCTCGCCGTTTGCGACGCGTTGCGCCACCGCGATGACTTCGCTGGGCTCACCACCCATCTGTTTAAGAACAAGCCTAGTCACCACTATTGAGCAGAATATGCCAATAATGATTGAAATAACGACAATGGTTTCGATTAATAAAATTGAGTCTTCATTCGCGGCGACTAATTCAGGCCCTAAGGTGTCTTGCACCGACTTGATATCTAGCTTTACATCTTCAACTTTTTTGGCAACGTCAGGGCCTATTTTGTCTAGCTTGGTCGTGATGATGTTATTGCGCTGGAGAATAATGTCCACAACCTGCAAAAAGGTATTGTAATACTCTGCGGTGAGCGTTTGAGTGTTAGCCAGTAACTCTCTTCGTGTTACATTTTGCAACTCCGAGTCCAGGGTATCCAGCTCTCTGTTAAGATCGGCAAATTCGCTTTTAACTCTTTCAACAGCCGATAACTCATTCGTATTCAAAAATTTACCCGCATATAAACGAGCCAACAACAAACTTCGGGTTGCAAGCGAGGCACCATATGCTGCCACCATATCGCCATCGTCTTTAGCCGATTGCAGTATTTTGGTGAGATTTCGCTCTGCTTCGGGGCCTTTCACATCCAATACTTGTTTGACTAAAGTATGGCGCTGTCCTACGAGAGAGACGACCTGTTCAAAGCTGTCATGATAAAGTGTTAAGCTATCGTCAACTTCATCAATGGCTTTGGCTCTATTTGATGCGTTAATTTCCCTCTGGGCTTCTTGCATAAAGCTCTGCGTTTTTTGCCAATATTCCTCAAATTGCTGCTTGTCTTTGTCTGAATTGGTAATAATAAAGTCTTTAACATTCATCCTTACCATTAACATGTTGGCTTGGACTCGACCTGATAAATTGGTGTCTCTGGCCATTTCACGATAACCAGTAAAACCTTGAGTTGCATTTTGCAGAGCAAAATAAGAGAGTACGCCAACGACCACAATGAGCGTTAAAACAACTCCAAAGCCCGCATACAACTTTTGAGCTAGTGTCAGTTGCTGAAATTTGTTCATTAATTTATTTCCCTAATTTTTTGTATTAATTGTAATCATAGATTGTTTTAAACTAAAGCGATGTAACAAGGCCATTCTTTCTTTAGATTAAGATAATCATAACTTTAAGTTAAACAAGTGGTTGTTTACTGTTTTAAATGTTGAAGCGATTATTGACACGCGTTAAAAGGTTCAAAATATTGCACCAGTACGGTGTCAACTTTCCTGATTGAAAACGGATAGGAGATAACTATTGGTAAATAAGTCAGCTCCCGATTTACTTTGGCTTGGGTGTTCGCTGGTGAGTAAAAATTTAAAATGATGTAGTAATTAGTTGTTTGTTTTATATGGTTTTTGCTTGGCAAAAGCCTTGTTGGTCGGCTTGTGTTGCTTAGTGGAAATTTACTTGACTACTTTGGTGTTTATCACCGAAATCAAATCGTAATTTATCTTCATATTTAGACAGAAAAGGCAGCTCTAAACTGAAAGCTACCTACAAGCGTGTAACAGCCTATATCATCCATTAACTTTTCATAAAACTCTTAATAATTCACTCCTCTAAAGAAACATCTATAAAAACCCAATAAAATTAGCGCTAAGCCAATATTAGCTCTACATTTCTCCTCGCTTTTTATGTAGAATCATTCACCATTTTTTAAATTGACCTATTCCGAGAAAAGTCCAAGAAAAGCATGGTTTTTCAACGTGGGGTGGGCATACGAATAAGTCTAACTTAAGCAATTCGCTTTAGAGGAAATCATGAACTTAGACGATATAATTTTGCAAGCAGAGCAAGAGATCGCTGCGGCGTCTACACCTGCTGCACTAGATGACGTGCGCGTAAGCTACCTAGGTAAAAAAGGTGTGTTTACCGAAAAGATGAAAGGCTTAGGCCAGCTACCTAAAGAAGAAAAGCCAAAAGCGGGTCAAGTAATCAACCAAGCTAAGCAGCAAGTACAAAAGCTATTAACTGAACGCGGTGAGTTACTGCGTGCAGAGGAAATTAAAGCAAAATTAGCGGCTGAATCAATTGACGTAACTTTGCCGGGTAACACCAATGAAATTGGTGGTTTACACCCAGTAACGCGCACAATTGAACGTATCGAATCATTCTTTAGCGAGTTAGGCTTTGAAGTAAAAGCGGGTCCAGAAGTGGAAGATGATTTCCACAACTTTGATGCCTTGAATATTCCTGAGCATCACCCAGCACGTCAAGATCACGATACCTTCTACTTTAACCCTAAGTTGGTATTACGTACGCAAACATCAGGCGTACAAATTCGCACCATGGAAGCGGAGAAGCCGCCACTGCGCATTATTTCGCCGGGCCGTGTATACCGTAACGATTACGACCAAACCCATACACCAATGTTCCATCAGGTCGAAGGTTTATTAGTTGATAAAGACGTGAGCTTTACGCACCTAAAAGGTATTTTGCACGACTTCTTACATAACTTCTTTGAAGAAGACCTACAAATTCGTTTCCGTCCGTCTTACTTCCCGTTCACTGAGCCTTCGGCAGAAGTGGATGTCATGGGTAAAAACGGCAAATGGTTAGAAGTACTAGGCTGTGGCATGGTTCACCCGAACGTACTTAAATCAGTGGGTATCGATCCAGAAGAATACACCGGCTTCGCCTTTGGTATGGGTGTTGAGCGTTTAACCATGTTGCGCTACGGCGTGAACGACTTACGTTCATTCTTTGAAAACGATCTTCGATTATTAAAACAGTTTAAGTAGGGCGAGCGATAATGAAATTTAGTGAATCTTGGTTAAGAGAGTGGGTTAACCCAGAGAGTACTTCTGACGAGTTAGCGCACCAAATTACAATGGCTGGTCTTGAAGTTGATGGCGTCGACCCCGTTGCGGGTGAGTTCTCTGGCGTTGTGGTTGGTGAAGTGGTTGAGTGTGGTCAACACCCAGATGCAGACAAACTACAAGTTACCAAAATTAACGTTGGCGATGCCAGCACTGACGGCGAATTATTAGATATCGTTTGTGGCGCGAAAAACTGTCGCTTAGGTCTTAAAGTAGCGGTTGCTATGGTGGGCGCCGTACTACCGGGTAACTTCAAAATTAAGAAAGCGAAACTTCGCGGTCAACCTTCATTCGGTATGCTGTGTTCAGAATCTGAACTCGGTATGGCAGAAAGCGCTGATGGTATTATTGAATTGCCAGCTGATGCGCCAATCGGCAAAGATATTCGTGACTACTTAGACTTAAACGACAACACGATTGATGTTGATTTAACGGCTAACCGTGGTGACTGTTTGGGCATTAAAGGCTTAGCTCGTGAAGTAGGCGTATTAAATAGCTTAGCTGTGACCGAAGTTGCGATTGAGCCAGTACCTGCAACAATTGAAGATACCCGCGAAATTAAATTATCAGCACCAGCAGCTTGCCCGCGCTATTTAGGTCGTGTCATTAAAGGCATTAACCTTGAAGCAACAACACCACTTTGGATGGTAGAAAAGCTGCGTCGCTGTGGTGTGCGCTCAATCGACCCTGTGGTTGATGTGACTAACTACGTTCTGCTTGAGTTAGGCCACCCGATGCACGCTTTCGATTTAGCCAAAATCGACGGCGCCATTGATGTACGTTTTGCTAACAAAGAAGAAAAGCTCGTTTTATTAGACGAAAACGAAGTGACGCTTTCTCAAGAAACTTTAGTTATTGCCGATGATAACAAGTCTTTAGCGATGGCAGGTATCTTCGGTGGTCTTCACTCTGGCGTAGCCGAAGGTAGCAAAGATATTTTCCTAGAAAGTGCCTTCTTTGCGCCATTAGCGATTTTAGGTAAAGCGCGTCAATACGGTTTACACACTGATGCGTCTCACCGTTACGAGCGTGGTGTTGATCCTGAACTTCAACGTGATGCAATGGAGCGTGCAACTCAGTTACTACTTGATATTGTTGGTGGTGAAGCTGGCCCAATCGTTGAAGCAAAATCTGACGAGCATATTCCTCAGCCGCGCCAAGTGAGTCTTCGTCGTGTGAAATTAGATCAACGCATTGGTTTACACATTGAAGACGACAAAGTGTCTGAAATTCTAACTCGTTTAGGTTTCACGGTTGCTTTCGCGAACGATGTTTGGGAAGTGACTGTACCAGGTTACCGTTTCGATATTTCAATTGAAGTTGATTTAATTGAAGAAGTGGCGCGTATTTTTGGCTACAACAATATTCCAAATGTTGCCCCGCAAGCGTCACTTTCAATGCGCAAGCACAGCGAAGGTAAGTTAGGTTTAACTAAACTGCGCCAAGCGCTGATTAATCGCGGTTACCAAGAAGCGATCACTTACAGCTTTGTTGACCCGAAAGTACAAGCTTTATTGCACCCGAACCAAGAAGTAATGACGTTACCACACCCAATTTCATCTGAAATGTCGGTGATGCGTTTAAGCCTGTGGACAGGTTTGTTACAAGCGGTGACTTACAACCAAAACCGTCAGCAAGGTCGTGTTCGTTTGTTTGAAACCGGTCTTCGTTTTATTCCTGACGAAAGTGCAGAGAATGGTGTACGCCAACAGCAAATGATCGCAGGTGTTATCTCAGGTTCACAAAACCAAGAGCACTGGAACTTAGCCAAAGCAGCTGCTGATTTCTTCGATATCAAGGGTGATGTTGAAGCCATGTTAGCCGTTACGGGTAAAGGCGCTGAGTTTGAATTTTCTAAAGCAGAAATCGATGCATTGCATCCGGGTCAAACCGCGGCAGTTCACAAAGATGGCGAGCTAGTTGGTTACCTTGGCACCTTACATCCTGAATTAGAAAGAAAATTAGGATTAAACGGCCGCACTTTAGTGTTTGAATTATTGTTAGATGCTGTTCTCACCTTAAATGTACCCCAAGCTACCGACATTTCTCGCTTCCCTGCCAACCGTCGCGATATCGCAGTTGTGGTTGAAGAGCAAGTTGAAGCAAATAATGTGTTACAACTCATTGAAAAGGTTGGCGGAAATTATTTAGTTGATCTAAACTTGTTCGATGTATACACAGGCAAAGGTATCGAACCTGGCTTTAAGAGTTTAGCGATAGCAATGACCTTGCAAGACGTTGAAAAAACCCTTGAAGAAAAAGATATAACAGAAGTTGTTAATCGGGTTGTTGATACATTAAAAACTGAATTAAATGCATCACTGAGGGATTAAGCAATGGCGCTAACCAAAGCAGAAATCGCAGAACACCTATATGAAAATGTCGGGTTGAGTAAACGCGATGCTAAAGATATGGTTGAGGTGTTTTTTGAAGAAATTCGAGAAACCCTTGAAGAAGGTGAGCAGGTTAAATTATCAGGCTTTGGCAACTTTGACTTGAGAGAAAAAAGCCAACGTCCTGGCAGAAACCCTAAAACGGGTGAAGATATTCCTATCTCTGCCCGCAAAGTGGTTACTTTTAGACCAGGTCAAAAACTTAAAAGTCGTGTTGAAGACGGCAACGAGTAAAGTTTGCTATTGGCTGCAAGATAAAGAAGGTTTAACTTGTTGCTAGCGAAGATAAAAAATCGAGGCTTATGCCTCGATTTTTTATGCGTGAATTTTTGTTAACCAAGCAGCAATGTTAGGCTCCTTGCGGTAACATTCGGCCAAAAAGCCCTGTGAATAACATGCGGAGCCATATAAAGGTAAAGGCTAAAACAACACCAGACGCTAGTGCTTCAACGGTTAGTGGGATCGCTAATTGATAATAGCTGAGTACCGTTTCTGCGTCTTCAACATTTACCTTGGTCAATAAGCTAAACACTTGCTCGATATAACTACTGCTCTCAAGCGACGCTATGGTATCTGCAAGGCTCTGTTTGCGAGCTAACATCTCATTTACCAATTGGCCAGTTTGTTCAATCGCTTGTTTACCACTTGCTAGGTAATCTTGAATTAAATCAGGAAGGCTGCCTTGATAGTTTTGATCGGCAATTTGTTGATAGCCATTTAAATGCCACTGGGTTTCACTCAGTTTACCTGCCAAATATTGCTTATATTGTTGAATAAATTCAGGCAGTTGTACGGCTAAAATAAAACCTAAGGTAAATAAGCAATAGTCTAGCGTCGATTTAATCGCGGTGGTGATCATGTGGCTTTTTTGTTGGGAGAAATTAGCGTTAGGCACATATTAAGGTGTTGAATAAGTAATTGAAAGTTGTCTAGTTCTACTTGTTCTATGATTGGCTTTTTACGCTGTCCAATAATTATGCCGATATTGCTTTGTTTTATATGTACTGTTGAAATTACCAATTTTGACTTGGCCAATAACTTGTTAACAGGGTAAGGAAAACGGGCGTTATTGTGTTCGCTTTCCTTATTGATCAATGCTGGCTGCTGCGTATATAAAATGCGGTTAAATAAAGACTTCTGATCCGATAATGATATGGTGAGCGGCTCTTCAACGACTTTGCCAAAATGATTAACGGTTTGGCGACAAGTTAATGTTTGTTTTAAGTTAGTGAGCAAGTAAAACGAACAGGTTTCAAAGTTTAAAATTCTCGCCAATTGCGTTAGCGTATATTCTAGGTACAGGCTGGCGTCTTTGGTGGTCAACGTCATGCTGGTGAGGTGCTGAATGGTTTTAAGCAAGGCCGCTTCTTTATTGACAATCTCCTCATAAACAAACTGGTTATCATGCGCCAGTTCGGCAGCTGTCGGTAGCTTTTTCACGTATTCTATGAGTATTTGTGCACCGTACGACTCGAGCAACTTAATCGAGGTTTCACGTGTTTGTTTCACCCGATAAAGTAGCTGTTGATCCGATATTTTCATCAGCTCGGCGATCTGGCGAATAAATTTGTTGTACTTAATCGCAGTGGGTGGGTTGTGAATATAGTGCACTAGTCTGTCGGCGAGGTAGATAACTTGCATTTCAAGGGTACGTTGCTTTGGATTATCGAGGGATTTAATCATTAAATCACCTAGTTGCCAGCGGCGTGCTAAGCCAATGCTAAGTTCATCAAACGTCATACCGATAAGCTCGATACATGCTTCTTCATAGCGTTGTTTGGGCACATTAATTAAGTGATCTAGCTCTTCTTGAAATTCTTTACCTAAACACCAAAATGCCGTTTCGCCGATTCTGCGTAGCATCGCTGCGATATACACTTCTTCTTGAATTTCTTCGCTGTGATTAGGGAGCATCATTTTGGCGAGTTGCCCGGCAAAAAATGACTGTGCCATCAAGCTTTTTATTCGCGTGTAGACCTCAATATCGAGATCTTTATGTTTCAATAGGCTTTCAATGACTTTAGAGGTCAGACAAATATTTTTGACGGTTTGAATGCCAAGGATCACCGTAGCACGAGAGACTGTGGTGATTTTGTTGACGCCAATGCGCTGAATACTATTGGCAACTTTGAGTAAAGAAGAAGAAAGCACTTGATCGTGCAAAATCGCGTTGCTTAATCGAGGTAGGGATGAAACATCATCGTTAGCAAATTTATCGAGTAACAGCGCAGTTGAGGTTAACGCTGGTAATTCTCGCTGCGAAATGATTGAAATCCAATGTTCTGAATTGGCTTTTTTTGCTGCCACGCCACCACCAAAAACAAGCTAAGTTTTTGTTTAATATGAGCTACGTTTAGTAAAGATGACAGACAACAGTGTAATTTACAAACAATAAGACTAAAAAGCGGGCAAGATTGCCCGCGAGACTTACTTTATAATTAGCGCTAGCGAATCATGCTGTAGCTTCATAGGTTAATGGGTCAGCTGCGTCATTATCGCGGAAGGCTTCTAAACGCTCTTGGCAGGCACCACATTTACCGCAAGCATGTTCACGACCGTTGTAGCAGGTCCAAGTTTGGCTATAGTCTAAGCCCATTGCTATGCCGTCAGTTAAAATCGCGGTTTTACTTACGCTCAAATAAGGGCTATAAATTTCTACCGCTTCATAGTTGGCAATTTGGCAAACATCATTCATTTTCTCAACGAATTCTGGGCGACAATCAGGATAGATGGCATGGTCACCAGAGTGTGCACCGTAATAAACCTTTGAAGCACCAACCGATACGGCATAACCAACCGCAAGTGAAAGCAAAATCATATTGCGGTTTGGTACAACGGTAGATTTCATGCTTTCTTCTTCGTAATGACCTTCAGGAATATCGATATCATCGGTTAGTGATGAGCCCGCCAATAGCTGATTAATCGCAGAAATATCAATGACCTTATGCGGTACGTTTAACGATTTACATACCGCCGCGGCACAATCAATTTCTTTCACATGGCGTTGACCATAGTCAAATGTCAGTGGGTATACTTCCATACCATCTTTAATGGCGCGATTCAGTACTGTGTATGAATCCATGCCGCCGGAATAGATAACGACAACTTTTTCAGTCATTTATTACTTCTCTTAGGGTATAATCGATAATGCGTTGAATTTTACTTGATCTACCTCTTTAGCGAAAGCATGACAACTGACATAACACCTAGCGAAAAAACCACTTTTTATAAAATTAATGAGCTCTTTGAAACCTTGCAAGGTGAGGGCTCTTTTACGGGACAGCCCTCGATATTTATCCGTTTACAAGGGTGTCCTGTCGGTTGCTCTTGGTGCGATACTAAACACACTTGGGAAACCAAGCCTGATTTAGCCATTCCAGTGAAGGATTTATTGGCAAAACGCGAAGAGTCAGAGCATTGGACTGAATTGTCAGTTGAGGGCATTACCGCTTTGTTCGTTGAGCAAAGTTACCAAGCCAAGCATGTGGTGATCACCGGTGGTGAACCTTGCATGTTCGATTTAACCCCGCTTTGCGCAGCGCTGGAAAGTCGCGGCTACAGCACACAAATTGAAACCTCTGGCACGTTTGAAATTAATACGACCGAAAACTGTTGGGTAACGGTATCACCGAAAGTGAATATGCGCGGTGGCTACAAAGTACTGTCGCAGGCGATGCAGCGGGCTAATGAAATCAAACACCCAGTGGCCACTGAGCAACATGTTGATGATTTAAAAGCGCTATTGGCTGAGCACCAAGTCACGGATAAACAAGTTTACTTGCAACCAATCAGCCAAAAGCAGCGCGCAACTGAGCTAGCAATTAATACCTGTATCGAAAACAATTGGCGCTTGTCAGTGCAAGTACACAAATATATTGGTATCGAATAATCTAAACCATAGCGATAGCCGTTTGAACCAGTCCGGGCTATTTTGCTGACTAACTTGTCTCAAATTAATTTGTTTACTCAGTTAGCGGTATTTCGATATTAATTTGCACGCCATTAGGGTCAAAACAGTTTTGTGCACTGATTTGTCCTTGATGGTATTCGCAAATTAACCTAGCGATAAATAGCCCAAGCCCCAAATGTGGTTGTGAATTTGACGATGGCTGTGATGTTGCTGGCGTCTGTTGATTGTTTTTTATTAAAGAATTGCTTTCTTCCCTTAACGATACCATAGAATTAAACAAACGATTTTCCATCGTATCTGGCAATAACTCGCCATTGTTTTTCACGGTTAAAATTAGATTTTTCTTCACCGTGATCAGCATGATCCCTACTTGGCTATCAGAGCTAAACTCGACTGCATTGGTCACAATTTTCTCCAACATTTGCGCCAAGTGTTCAGGTGAACCCAACACATTGGCTTTTTGATTCGGTGCCTGAAAGTTAAACCTCGTTTCAGGGTGAATTTGCTTAAAACCGCTAATACAGCTGGCAATAACCTCATAGGCATTAAAGGTTTGCTTTTCGGTGCGTTGCAGCAGTTGTTCAACGCGAGTAGCTTCCGTCATGCTGGTAATAATGTGATTTAATCTATGTACGCCAGATTCTGCGCGCTCAATATAGGCTTTAGCGTTTTCAGGAATAGGGTACATAGACAAGTTTTCTATAGAGGTACGCACGACGGCAATTGGTGTGCGAAGCTCGTGTGACAAACGCGAAGATAAGTTCTCTAAGTATTGGTTGTATTGAGTTAACCGCGATACCGCAGTAGAAAAACTGCGCGACAAATCACCAATTTCGTCATTACCTTTTAGCGCCGGTAGGTCTTCTTTCACTCGCCCGTGTTCGTCTATTGCTACTTCTGCGTGATTGCGTAGCTGACGAATACGATTAGAAATACGTGACGCAAAAAAGAAAAAGCTGATGGTGCCAACGAGTAAAATCGCTAAAATCGAGGTAAATAGTTGCTCTAACGCTTTATTTCTTAGGGTTTTAATACCATTTGTGGTTTCTTCAACTATCACCGCCCCTTGTACCTGTTCATCAATATAAATGGGGTAGGCAGCCGACAGTATCACCGCTTGTTTATCAGTACTTAACCGCCATTGGCTATGCACTTCGCCCGATAATGCTTGCTCGATATGCTCGCCAGCTAAATGACTTTCATCGTAAAGCTGATCGTAAAAATCTTGCGTTGGTTTAGTGAGTACCTGGTAGTAAAGCGGATGTAAAACATGGGTTTGCAGCCAATGCCACCATGTTGGCCAAATGCCTTCGCTGGCATCTGTTGACGTGGTTGAACGCCAAACACCGCTAGCACTATTAATATCTCCAGCGCTCGCCAGTACCCGCTGGTGTTTATCTATCACCCAAATGCTTGATTGGGTATAGCTCATGCCTTTCACAATGCGCTCTATTTCTGGCGAGGGGACGAGAATTGTTCCTAGTTGCTCAGGATCAGACGTATTAGCCGAGCCCACTAAACTCGTTGCCTTAGTGCTTGGCGTAT is a window of Thalassotalea euphylliae DNA encoding:
- the queE gene encoding 7-carboxy-7-deazaguanine synthase QueE, with product MTTDITPSEKTTFYKINELFETLQGEGSFTGQPSIFIRLQGCPVGCSWCDTKHTWETKPDLAIPVKDLLAKREESEHWTELSVEGITALFVEQSYQAKHVVITGGEPCMFDLTPLCAALESRGYSTQIETSGTFEINTTENCWVTVSPKVNMRGGYKVLSQAMQRANEIKHPVATEQHVDDLKALLAEHQVTDKQVYLQPISQKQRATELAINTCIENNWRLSVQVHKYIGIE
- the pdsS gene encoding proteobacterial dedicated sortase system histidine kinase; amino-acid sequence: MTLPSRADTISANKGFIRIGLRTKLVILSSFLFTIPWFGYQYVWEMEKYLRYGQEQTIVGTARALATTLHDRPNLFDNQASFLASVEKGKDLYGFQIRQPIQLDGRYNDWPDFEGKAHFYQDSNIIWQEPNQAVSLRFNAAVGKYDKYLYLFFNVVDDKLVFRGNNARSIYLNDHLTLSLTAPDGEHQQYIVSNKNQGWIESFQLDNQTGRPQPINYIQGVWQSNNTGYNVELRLPLDYVGNKIGFSFADVDTPSTKATSLVGSANTSDPEQLGTILVPSPEIERIVKGMSYTQSSIWVIDKHQRVLASAGDINSASGVWRSTTSTDASEGIWPTWWHWLQTHVLHPLYYQVLTKPTQDFYDQLYDESHLAGEHIEQALSGEVHSQWRLSTDKQAVILSAAYPIYIDEQVQGAVIVEETTNGIKTLRNKALEQLFTSILAILLVGTISFFFFASRISNRIRQLRNHAEVAIDEHGRVKEDLPALKGNDEIGDLSRSFSTAVSRLTQYNQYLENLSSRLSHELRTPIAVVRTSIENLSMYPIPENAKAYIERAESGVHRLNHIITSMTEATRVEQLLQRTEKQTFNAYEVIASCISGFKQIHPETRFNFQAPNQKANVLGSPEHLAQMLEKIVTNAVEFSSDSQVGIMLITVKKNLILTVKNNGELLPDTMENRLFNSMVSLREESNSLIKNNQQTPATSQPSSNSQPHLGLGLFIARLICEYHQGQISAQNCFDPNGVQINIEIPLTE